From the genome of Geobacter sp. SVR, one region includes:
- a CDS encoding flagellar hook assembly protein FlgD: MINVVDSVTSTTDASAAAAAMKKSIGMDKDDFLKLFIAQLQYQDPLQPQDPSAMLNQLSQLSMLEQSYNSNTTLQSLLTAQNNANSINAVSFVGGNLKANGDAVAFDGTSAASLQFNLPVATSSAVVSIKDSAGNTVRTATLDASAAGDASYSWDGRDNNGNLLPAGTYHFAVNGTAANGTAVAATTYTTGIVDGVSFANGTPMLTVGGISVALSDVISVKGA, encoded by the coding sequence GTGATTAACGTGGTAGACAGTGTAACTTCAACAACTGATGCAAGCGCGGCTGCCGCCGCAATGAAAAAGTCCATCGGCATGGATAAGGACGATTTTCTGAAACTTTTCATCGCCCAGTTGCAGTACCAGGACCCCCTGCAGCCGCAGGACCCCAGTGCCATGCTGAACCAGCTCTCGCAACTGTCCATGCTGGAACAGTCGTACAACAGCAATACAACACTGCAGAGCCTGCTGACTGCCCAGAACAATGCCAATTCCATCAACGCCGTATCCTTTGTTGGCGGCAATCTGAAAGCGAATGGCGACGCAGTTGCGTTTGACGGCACCTCGGCGGCTTCATTGCAGTTCAATCTGCCGGTGGCGACATCGTCGGCAGTGGTTTCGATCAAAGACAGTGCCGGAAACACCGTCAGGACCGCCACGTTGGATGCATCGGCAGCCGGTGATGCCAGCTACAGCTGGGATGGTCGCGACAATAACGGCAACCTGCTGCCGGCCGGTACGTATCATTTTGCCGTCAACGGTACGGCAGCCAATGGAACAGCTGTGGCAGCCACTACTTATACGACCGGGATTGTCGACGGCGTATCTTTTGCCAATGGTACACCGATGCTGACTGTCGGTGGGATTTCTGTCGCTCTGTCCGATGTCATCAGCGTAAAAGGAGCGTAG
- the fliP gene encoding flagellar type III secretion system pore protein FliP (The bacterial flagellar biogenesis protein FliP forms a type III secretion system (T3SS)-type pore required for flagellar assembly.), with the protein MIAETRFRWPIAGVVALLITLSAGAVLAESLPLPSLNIGVGTATKPGEVATTIQIFFLLTILTLAPGLLIMTTSFTRIVVVLSFLRTAMGTQQAPSNQVILALAMFLTFFVMNPVWQQINREAYQPWKAQQISQDLAIDRAVQPVRKFMLSQTREKDLALFVSLSKLPRPKNADEIPTLTIIPAFMISELRTAFQIGFLIYIPFIVVDMVVASVLMSMGMMMLPPVMISLPFKILLFVLVDGWGLVIGSLVKSFS; encoded by the coding sequence ATGATTGCCGAAACACGTTTCAGATGGCCGATAGCCGGGGTTGTGGCCCTGTTGATCACTCTTTCCGCAGGTGCAGTCCTGGCGGAATCGCTGCCCCTGCCGTCCCTGAATATCGGCGTGGGTACGGCAACCAAACCGGGCGAAGTTGCCACGACTATTCAGATCTTCTTTCTGCTGACCATTCTGACTCTTGCGCCGGGTCTGCTGATCATGACCACCTCCTTCACCCGCATCGTGGTGGTGCTTTCCTTTTTGCGCACAGCCATGGGGACGCAGCAGGCTCCCTCCAATCAGGTCATCCTGGCTTTGGCCATGTTTCTGACTTTTTTCGTGATGAATCCGGTCTGGCAACAGATCAACCGTGAGGCATATCAGCCCTGGAAGGCCCAGCAGATCTCCCAGGATCTGGCCATAGACCGCGCCGTCCAGCCGGTCCGAAAATTCATGCTGTCCCAGACCAGAGAGAAAGATCTGGCCCTGTTTGTCAGTCTCTCAAAGTTGCCGAGGCCCAAAAACGCAGACGAGATACCAACGCTGACCATTATCCCCGCCTTTATGATCTCGGAATTGCGAACCGCCTTCCAGATCGGCTTTCTGATCTATATCCCTTTCATTGTTGTCGACATGGTGGTGGCGTCGGTGCTGATGTCGATGGGCATGATGATGCTGCCCCCGGTGATGATCTCGCTTCCGTTCAAGATCCTGCTTTTTGTCTTGGTGGATGGCTGGGGGCTGGTGATCGGTTCACTGGTGAAGAGTTTCAGTTGA
- the fliI gene encoding flagellar protein export ATPase FliI codes for MPDTFIDLSKYRAAVESAKTVRLHGKVTQVVGLVIEGYCPDTSVGAICEVRPQEGEPIPAEVVGFRNNKTLLMPLGEIRGVGLDSLISVRRDKASMGVGPLLLGRVIDGLGNPIDGRGALRTEEEYPIYAAPVNPMTRPPIRKPLDLGIRSLNGLLTCGQGQRVGIMAGSGVGKSTLLGMIARYTEADVNVIALIGERGRELREFIEKDLQEEGLKKSVVVVATSDQPPLVRMRGAYIATTIAEYFQKQGKKVLLMMDSATRFAMAMREVGLAIGEPPTTKGYTPSVFAALPKLLERTGNFSEGSITGLYTVLVEGDDFNEPISDAMRSILDGHIVLSRSLAARNIYPPIDVLASASRVMNDVTTSEHLALVGRFKEAMATYAQSEDLINIGAYKAGSNPGIDYAISRIDRMTSYMKQSIHDSVTLNESVQELKMIFED; via the coding sequence GTGCCGGATACGTTCATTGACCTGTCAAAGTACCGTGCCGCCGTGGAATCCGCAAAAACGGTCCGGCTGCATGGCAAGGTGACGCAAGTGGTAGGCCTGGTGATCGAGGGCTATTGCCCCGACACGTCGGTCGGTGCAATCTGTGAGGTCCGTCCTCAGGAGGGGGAGCCGATCCCGGCAGAGGTGGTCGGTTTCCGCAATAATAAAACCCTGCTGATGCCGTTGGGAGAGATCAGGGGGGTCGGGCTGGACAGCCTGATCTCCGTCAGGCGGGACAAGGCCTCGATGGGGGTTGGACCGCTTTTGCTCGGACGTGTCATTGATGGGCTGGGAAATCCTATCGACGGTAGAGGAGCGTTACGAACCGAAGAAGAATATCCGATTTACGCTGCGCCGGTCAATCCGATGACCCGTCCCCCCATCCGTAAGCCTCTGGATTTGGGAATCAGAAGTCTGAACGGTTTGCTGACCTGTGGTCAGGGGCAGCGTGTCGGAATTATGGCTGGTTCCGGTGTCGGAAAATCGACACTATTGGGCATGATCGCACGCTATACCGAAGCGGATGTCAATGTGATCGCCCTGATTGGGGAGCGAGGCCGTGAACTACGGGAGTTTATTGAAAAGGATCTCCAGGAGGAGGGGCTCAAGAAGTCGGTAGTGGTGGTGGCTACCTCCGATCAGCCGCCGTTGGTTCGCATGCGTGGTGCCTATATCGCTACGACCATAGCCGAATATTTTCAGAAGCAGGGCAAAAAGGTGCTGCTGATGATGGACTCGGCCACCCGTTTTGCCATGGCCATGCGCGAAGTGGGATTGGCCATAGGGGAACCGCCGACCACCAAAGGATACACACCCTCGGTATTTGCCGCCCTGCCTAAACTCCTCGAAAGAACCGGAAATTTTTCTGAAGGAAGCATTACCGGGCTGTACACCGTTCTCGTTGAAGGTGACGATTTCAACGAACCGATTTCCGACGCCATGCGTAGCATTCTCGATGGCCACATCGTACTGTCGAGGAGCCTTGCCGCCCGTAACATCTATCCGCCCATCGATGTGCTGGCCAGTGCCAGCAGGGTGATGAATGACGTTACGACCTCCGAGCATCTGGCGCTGGTCGGCAGATTCAAAGAGGCCATGGCGACCTACGCCCAGTCGGAGGATCTGATAAATATCGGTGCCTACAAGGCTGGCAGCAATCCCGGTATAGATTATGCAATTTCGAGGATTGACAGGATGACCAGCTATATGAAGCAGTCAATTCATGACTCGGTAACGTTGAATGAGTCGGTTCAAGAATTGAAAATGATCTTTGAGGATTGA
- a CDS encoding flagellar hook-length control protein FliK, producing MNTGQIVADLALGVTVPAATTAPSPALEGAASVFAGMLKEMAPGLSHSFPIAAGATKAVSPAVTAEDVAGQPALPVDPSGEVLMSLLSDVQPDGGGKSVQHTEPVMDMKVEEPKKTEADIWEPQNLAESAAGAMLTSQLNGRMPDLNTLQPSREEDAEKGSEVAVVSVQSAAKTGAVFPTGPQTTQLTAQLVTPEQVAVHVDSPPSVVPGTTSEQSMSRVSVPVPDHPEVPVDVTLHSDPAIPLETRQMQSAAIPVKAAATQDMPVAAATTPARAESSRSSEAKTADGSDGTKEVADVTAAKTATVTIDAVQATTPGKSVSQQVPPRMDVAEMVVAENTSVLPDGSAREEVGPAKRVLPVQPSGFRFSRSAAVEVALGNGQEVNVRTPEKSAGQNKIVTETVQQLEKEVSSSFKGSTSDSMEQGAPGFTQQSPEVPHTVLPHTVVGHQSVSVDAASSSTLQAEQVHVNVREDIAGQVRDRLGTHELKSGSEQVVLKLSPEQLGDVKVHLRLEDQHLRVEIVAENKMARESLLQHVDSLKESLSRQNITMDKFSVTSGGSEAGSQHGGTQGDWRELARNRQAQQWLASGGYRIPTAEIASAQPVYFARTDQSMLDLHF from the coding sequence ATGAATACAGGACAGATCGTAGCAGACTTGGCACTTGGCGTTACCGTGCCTGCCGCCACGACAGCACCCTCACCGGCACTGGAAGGAGCGGCAAGTGTATTTGCAGGAATGTTGAAGGAGATGGCCCCTGGCCTGTCGCATTCGTTTCCGATTGCAGCAGGTGCAACAAAGGCTGTTTCCCCGGCAGTAACTGCTGAAGACGTAGCAGGCCAACCGGCATTGCCGGTTGATCCCTCTGGGGAAGTCTTAATGTCACTCCTCAGCGATGTTCAACCGGATGGAGGGGGCAAATCGGTGCAGCACACTGAACCGGTAATGGACATGAAGGTGGAAGAACCGAAAAAAACGGAAGCAGATATCTGGGAACCGCAGAACTTGGCGGAAAGCGCGGCAGGAGCGATGCTGACCTCGCAATTGAACGGCAGAATGCCGGACCTGAATACTCTGCAACCGAGCCGTGAAGAGGATGCCGAGAAAGGCTCCGAAGTCGCCGTCGTTTCGGTTCAATCGGCAGCCAAAACCGGTGCAGTATTCCCGACAGGCCCGCAGACAACTCAGTTGACAGCCCAGTTGGTAACACCTGAGCAGGTTGCCGTGCATGTGGATAGTCCGCCGTCCGTTGTTCCCGGAACTACCTCAGAACAATCGATGAGTCGGGTGTCGGTGCCGGTGCCGGACCACCCTGAAGTACCGGTGGATGTTACACTGCACAGTGATCCGGCAATACCATTGGAAACCCGTCAGATGCAATCTGCGGCAATTCCAGTTAAAGCTGCAGCTACACAGGACATGCCAGTGGCTGCCGCAACGACACCTGCTCGTGCTGAAAGCAGTCGATCGTCTGAAGCAAAGACAGCAGATGGCTCCGATGGAACGAAAGAGGTAGCAGACGTAACCGCTGCAAAAACCGCAACGGTCACCATCGACGCCGTACAGGCAACCACCCCCGGGAAAAGTGTGTCGCAGCAGGTTCCCCCGCGGATGGACGTAGCAGAAATGGTTGTCGCAGAAAACACTTCCGTGCTGCCTGACGGAAGCGCCAGGGAAGAGGTCGGCCCTGCAAAGAGAGTGTTGCCGGTTCAGCCTTCCGGGTTCAGATTCTCCCGCTCGGCGGCTGTTGAAGTGGCACTTGGCAATGGTCAGGAAGTAAATGTTCGTACTCCTGAAAAGAGTGCCGGGCAAAACAAAATTGTGACAGAGACAGTACAGCAGTTGGAAAAAGAAGTATCCTCGAGTTTCAAAGGTTCCACTTCGGATTCAATGGAACAGGGGGCCCCAGGTTTTACGCAACAGTCACCGGAAGTGCCCCATACGGTGCTCCCGCACACGGTGGTTGGGCATCAGTCTGTTTCGGTTGACGCGGCATCATCTTCGACGCTGCAAGCGGAACAGGTCCATGTCAATGTCCGCGAGGACATCGCCGGACAGGTACGAGATCGTCTCGGCACGCATGAGCTGAAATCAGGAAGCGAGCAGGTAGTGCTCAAGCTTTCCCCCGAGCAGCTTGGCGATGTCAAGGTGCATCTCAGACTCGAAGATCAGCACCTGAGAGTCGAGATTGTTGCGGAGAACAAAATGGCCAGAGAAAGCCTGCTTCAGCATGTTGATTCGCTGAAGGAGTCGTTATCGCGCCAGAACATCACCATGGATAAGTTCAGTGTGACGTCCGGCGGTAGTGAGGCCGGCAGCCAGCATGGCGGTACCCAGGGAGACTGGCGCGAGCTTGCCAGAAACAGGCAGGCACAGCAGTGGCTTGCTTCGGGCGGCTATCGTATCCCGACGGCGGAAATTGCTTCAGCACAGCCGGTATATTTTGCCAGGACGGACCAGTCGATGCTTGATCTTCATTTTTGA
- a CDS encoding flagellar biosynthetic protein FliO, whose translation MKGAVTALLLILPTLARAESPASQGFSFFSSLIQMVAALSIVVGLILLTRHFTAKLGGGAAQFTSKHIRVLETRYISPKKALLLIEVGGEYLLLSSTEDGLSLIKQVNLIEEIEVLEEAHNVRSDMLSLFRKAATRRKG comes from the coding sequence GTGAAGGGAGCGGTCACCGCACTGCTCCTCATCCTGCCAACATTAGCCCGCGCCGAAAGTCCTGCCAGCCAGGGGTTCAGTTTTTTTTCCAGTTTGATCCAGATGGTCGCCGCACTTTCCATTGTAGTCGGACTCATTCTGCTGACGAGGCACTTTACCGCAAAACTCGGCGGTGGAGCGGCCCAGTTCACTTCAAAACATATCCGGGTACTGGAAACGCGGTACATTTCACCCAAAAAGGCCCTGCTGCTGATAGAGGTCGGTGGAGAGTATCTGCTGCTGTCCAGTACGGAGGATGGGCTCTCCTTGATCAAGCAGGTGAATCTGATCGAAGAGATCGAGGTACTCGAAGAGGCCCACAATGTCAGGTCCGATATGCTCAGTTTGTTCCGCAAGGCCGCAACCAGGCGAAAAGGGTAA
- the fliM gene encoding flagellar motor switch protein FliM, translated as MEKILTKAEIEALLNAVFDGRIEPERELAKSEGSAVTYDLFNTEAHKGFVPNLDIIYDSFIRYNRVNLSNRLRKVVEIKKVGARSYKFDDFLQTLPSPVCMAIFKIEPLKGAALLSLDSTLVLSLVDSLLGGTGTTKVSTQNRLFTSIELRLMEKIARDILLDLEKAWAPLYSTHMNLLRMEMNPRLVNIVPPEYQIVTMSLKIQIEDISGNMVFAVPYMTIDPIRDKLKAGMQFDLMAIDPQWSFRLSSGLLEAPLELSVEMGNAGITLRELLELAPGDTIMLDKPCSSELQIKVEGVPKYLGIPGIRHGNKAVQISAIDIVNGG; from the coding sequence ATGGAAAAAATTCTTACCAAAGCTGAGATTGAGGCACTCCTCAACGCCGTTTTCGATGGCCGGATAGAGCCCGAGCGAGAACTGGCAAAGTCTGAAGGGAGCGCCGTCACTTACGATCTCTTCAATACCGAGGCTCACAAAGGTTTTGTCCCCAACCTGGACATCATCTACGACAGCTTCATACGGTATAACCGCGTCAATCTTTCGAATCGGCTTCGCAAAGTGGTCGAGATAAAGAAGGTGGGGGCACGCTCGTATAAATTCGACGATTTTCTGCAGACACTGCCATCGCCGGTCTGTATGGCAATTTTCAAGATTGAGCCCCTTAAAGGCGCTGCCCTTTTGTCGTTGGACAGCACCCTGGTCCTGTCACTGGTGGACAGCTTGCTGGGAGGCACCGGCACCACGAAAGTCTCCACTCAGAATCGCCTGTTTACCTCGATTGAATTGCGTTTGATGGAGAAAATCGCCAGAGATATTCTGCTCGATCTCGAGAAGGCCTGGGCTCCGCTTTACAGTACGCACATGAATCTGTTACGCATGGAAATGAACCCTCGACTGGTAAACATCGTTCCGCCTGAGTACCAGATCGTTACCATGTCGCTTAAGATTCAGATTGAGGACATCTCCGGCAATATGGTCTTTGCCGTTCCTTACATGACGATCGATCCGATCCGGGACAAACTGAAGGCCGGCATGCAATTCGACCTGATGGCCATCGATCCTCAATGGTCGTTCCGGTTGTCATCCGGTCTTCTCGAGGCGCCGCTCGAGCTTTCCGTTGAAATGGGCAACGCCGGCATTACCCTGCGGGAGCTGCTGGAGCTGGCGCCGGGAGATACGATCATGCTGGACAAGCCATGCTCCAGCGAGTTGCAGATCAAGGTCGAAGGTGTGCCCAAATATCTCGGCATTCCCGGAATTCGGCACGGAAACAAGGCAGTACAGATCAGCGCGATAGATATCGTCAACGGGGGATAG
- a CDS encoding FliH/SctL family protein, whose amino-acid sequence MSSSRIIKSVTQDPSAVVDVVFRPIAQAVAAASGQITDEATAGFVPMGLFDTSELHQAADNLLEEHEPAVEPEGIFLTEEDLQHRLHESFQNGVLEGKNLAERGLLNVFRALRSAAEAVQDLREKVMRESEDELVELVMMVARKVILREVAQDRGIMFNMVQAGIGALSDRDELTIRLNPDDYTVVTTDHEDHFRKELITDRMRIKPDPTILVGGCQIDSELGTLDASIDAQLEEIYRHLLEERNLSAGAGA is encoded by the coding sequence ATGTCCTCGTCTAGAATCATCAAATCGGTGACGCAGGATCCCTCTGCCGTGGTGGATGTGGTTTTCAGACCTATAGCCCAGGCTGTTGCTGCTGCCAGTGGTCAGATCACGGACGAAGCCACGGCGGGCTTCGTTCCCATGGGGCTGTTTGACACATCCGAGCTGCATCAGGCCGCTGATAATCTCCTGGAGGAGCATGAGCCGGCTGTTGAGCCCGAGGGCATTTTCCTGACCGAGGAAGATTTGCAGCACAGGCTTCACGAGTCATTTCAGAATGGAGTGCTGGAAGGCAAGAATCTGGCCGAGCGTGGACTATTGAACGTGTTCAGGGCGCTGCGGTCGGCCGCAGAGGCTGTACAGGATCTGCGCGAAAAGGTCATGCGCGAATCCGAGGACGAGTTGGTCGAATTGGTCATGATGGTGGCACGCAAAGTGATCCTGAGGGAGGTGGCCCAGGATCGGGGAATTATGTTCAACATGGTTCAGGCTGGAATCGGGGCTCTTTCCGATCGTGATGAACTCACCATCCGCCTGAATCCGGATGACTATACCGTGGTGACAACCGATCATGAGGACCATTTCAGGAAAGAGCTGATTACTGACAGGATGCGTATCAAACCTGATCCCACCATATTGGTGGGCGGGTGCCAGATCGATTCGGAGTTGGGCACCCTTGATGCCAGCATAGATGCTCAATTGGAAGAGATATACCGGCATCTGCTGGAAGAACGCAACCTTTCGGCAGGTGCTGGCGCGTAG
- the fliN gene encoding flagellar motor switch protein FliN: protein MSEKTEVKDAEQDRKNLDFILDIPLQVTVELGRTKLLVKDVLQLNQGAVVELTKLAGEPLDIFVNSKLVARGEAVVVNEKFGVRLVDIVSPNERVEKIL, encoded by the coding sequence GTGAGTGAAAAAACCGAAGTGAAGGATGCCGAGCAGGACAGGAAGAATCTGGACTTCATCCTGGACATACCGTTGCAGGTAACTGTAGAACTTGGCAGGACAAAACTGCTGGTCAAGGACGTTCTCCAGCTGAATCAGGGGGCTGTCGTAGAACTCACCAAATTGGCTGGCGAACCACTCGACATCTTCGTGAACTCGAAGCTGGTCGCCCGTGGTGAGGCTGTCGTGGTAAACGAAAAATTCGGTGTGCGCCTGGTCGACATCGTCAGTCCGAATGAACGGGTGGAGAAAATCCTGTGA
- a CDS encoding flagellar hook-basal body protein, with the protein MSITSAMFTGVSGLLANAEGINVIGNNLSNVNTVGFKSSRMLFSDMLSANIGNGSQIGRGTQIQKVDDVFSQSTFETTELVTDLAIQGDGFFALQDASGNALYSRAGAFRMDSQNKYLVNPDGLKVLDSAGAPIDLSTLNVAGPPAVNFTKVSSVDADGTITALMSDGTTKQYATKLGIATVPNPGGLEKRGGTLYAATAQSGTVTTAAPTTNDKIFSNSLEISNVDMAGQFVKMILTQRAYSANSKTITTADEMTQEVLNLKR; encoded by the coding sequence ATGAGTATCACATCCGCAATGTTTACCGGCGTATCCGGTCTCTTGGCCAACGCAGAAGGCATCAACGTGATCGGCAACAACCTTTCCAACGTCAATACCGTTGGTTTCAAAAGCAGCCGCATGCTGTTTTCCGACATGCTATCCGCCAACATCGGCAATGGCTCGCAGATCGGGCGCGGCACCCAGATTCAGAAGGTCGATGATGTCTTTAGCCAGAGCACCTTCGAAACCACTGAACTGGTAACCGACCTCGCTATCCAGGGGGACGGCTTTTTTGCTCTCCAGGATGCTTCGGGCAATGCCCTGTACAGTCGTGCCGGAGCATTCCGCATGGATTCCCAGAACAAGTATCTGGTTAATCCCGATGGCCTCAAGGTCCTTGACAGTGCCGGCGCTCCCATTGATCTTTCGACGCTGAACGTTGCTGGACCTCCCGCCGTTAATTTCACCAAGGTGAGCAGCGTGGATGCTGACGGAACAATTACCGCTCTTATGTCTGACGGTACTACGAAGCAGTACGCCACAAAGCTCGGTATAGCGACCGTGCCGAATCCCGGCGGACTCGAAAAAAGAGGCGGCACCCTTTACGCGGCAACCGCCCAGTCGGGGACTGTGACTACGGCCGCGCCTACGACTAACGACAAGATCTTTTCCAACTCCCTGGAGATAAGCAACGTGGACATGGCCGGACAGTTCGTCAAGATGATCCTGACCCAGAGGGCGTACTCGGCCAACTCCAAGACCATCACTACGGCAGATGAAATGACGCAGGAAGTGCTTAATTTGAAGCGGTAA
- the fliJ gene encoding flagellar export protein FliJ, with the protein MASKVFELEQVLKYRLEIERLRKHEFASAKRDLEQAHEQLQQQEAYVHDLAREFSQRQRELESIDELRRYVDFLTRKKNDISKQKERVHWLGSVLHERRGVLVDATKDKKVLESLKEKKAQEFRQAMERLEQSFMDEIAIQRNGATD; encoded by the coding sequence GTGGCAAGCAAAGTATTCGAACTGGAACAGGTGTTGAAGTACCGCCTGGAGATCGAACGTTTGCGCAAGCATGAATTCGCCTCTGCAAAGCGTGATTTGGAACAGGCCCATGAACAATTGCAGCAGCAAGAAGCATATGTGCATGACCTTGCCCGTGAATTCAGCCAGCGTCAGAGGGAGCTGGAGAGCATCGACGAATTGCGGCGGTATGTCGATTTCCTTACCCGCAAGAAGAATGACATCAGTAAGCAGAAGGAGCGTGTTCACTGGCTCGGGAGCGTCCTGCATGAGCGAAGAGGCGTTCTCGTCGATGCTACCAAGGATAAAAAGGTGCTGGAATCGTTGAAGGAAAAGAAAGCGCAGGAATTCAGACAGGCAATGGAAAGGCTCGAACAATCCTTTATGGATGAGATTGCCATTCAAAGAAACGGGGCAACCGATTGA
- the fliG gene encoding flagellar motor switch protein FliG — protein MTGADKAAILLLYLGNEVTGKVFEHMDDDEIKKISKSMAKLGHISRSTIMEVVEDFASVTNPESGIFSQGEEFVRKILEKALGPAKADMLMEELQASSYGDLVDILANMDSKSIANFLCQEHPQTIAVILAKLKSKQTSEIISLLPHELQAEVVLRIADVEQVSPEILHEIDEVMKKEIKSMGGTQRYKVGGIEKVVDMFNHFDRSKEKQILDKLDVLSPPLSEIIRKHLFTFEDVFQLDDRSIQSIMREVSNDTLTLAMKTSTDEVKEKIFRNISSRAAEMIKEDLEVMGPVRLSDVEKAQGEIIKVVRKMEEEGKVVLAGRGGDDVLV, from the coding sequence TTGACAGGCGCTGACAAGGCAGCCATCCTGCTGCTCTACCTGGGTAACGAGGTTACCGGCAAGGTGTTCGAGCACATGGATGATGATGAAATCAAGAAAATAAGCAAAAGCATGGCCAAGCTTGGTCATATTTCCCGTTCCACGATTATGGAAGTGGTCGAGGACTTCGCCTCGGTCACGAATCCTGAATCCGGCATTTTTTCACAGGGCGAAGAATTCGTCCGCAAGATACTGGAAAAGGCACTCGGGCCGGCCAAGGCCGACATGCTGATGGAAGAGCTGCAGGCCTCGAGTTACGGCGATCTGGTCGATATCCTCGCCAACATGGATTCGAAAAGCATTGCCAATTTCCTGTGCCAGGAGCATCCGCAAACCATTGCCGTGATCCTTGCCAAGCTCAAATCCAAGCAGACCAGTGAGATTATCAGCCTGCTGCCCCATGAACTGCAGGCCGAAGTGGTGCTGCGCATTGCCGATGTCGAGCAGGTTTCGCCCGAGATTCTGCATGAAATCGACGAGGTGATGAAAAAAGAGATCAAATCAATGGGGGGCACCCAGCGTTACAAGGTGGGGGGGATCGAGAAGGTTGTCGATATGTTCAATCATTTCGACCGCAGCAAGGAGAAGCAGATCCTTGACAAGCTGGATGTGTTGAGTCCACCGCTGTCTGAGATCATCCGCAAGCACCTGTTTACGTTCGAAGATGTCTTCCAGCTCGATGACCGCAGCATCCAGTCCATCATGCGCGAGGTAAGCAACGATACCCTGACCCTGGCCATGAAAACCTCCACGGACGAGGTCAAGGAAAAGATTTTCAGGAATATTTCGAGTCGCGCCGCCGAGATGATCAAGGAGGACCTCGAAGTGATGGGGCCGGTGCGCCTTTCGGATGTGGAGAAGGCACAAGGAGAAATCATCAAGGTCGTACGCAAGATGGAAGAGGAGGGCAAGGTCGTCCTGGCCGGTCGCGGTGGAGACGATGTCCTCGTCTAG
- the fliL gene encoding flagellar basal body-associated protein FliL: MARDEQVAETEGGGKKKTFIIIGAAVAAVVILGIVAFMVMGKGDKKEAGKEGAKTEAKAEGGHGTASAGEGGGASRMLALEPFIVNIYDGQELRYLKVKVEMEMAAPMAKTEIDERLAPIRDGILVLLSAKTLHDIQDAQGKNQLKEEILLTVNKLIPPGKVAKVYFTDFVVQ; this comes from the coding sequence ATGGCCAGAGACGAGCAGGTCGCCGAAACGGAAGGTGGCGGCAAGAAGAAAACGTTCATCATTATCGGCGCTGCCGTGGCTGCAGTCGTCATTCTCGGTATCGTGGCCTTCATGGTAATGGGTAAGGGCGACAAGAAGGAGGCTGGCAAGGAAGGGGCCAAAACCGAGGCGAAAGCTGAAGGGGGACATGGCACCGCTAGTGCCGGTGAGGGTGGAGGCGCATCCCGGATGCTTGCTCTTGAGCCTTTCATTGTCAACATTTACGATGGACAGGAGCTGCGCTACCTGAAAGTCAAGGTAGAGATGGAGATGGCGGCTCCTATGGCCAAGACCGAAATAGACGAGCGCCTGGCCCCCATCAGGGATGGCATTCTTGTTCTGCTGAGTGCCAAGACATTGCATGATATACAGGATGCTCAAGGCAAGAACCAGCTCAAGGAAGAAATTCTGCTTACCGTCAATAAACTGATACCGCCCGGCAAAGTCGCCAAAGTGTACTTTACCGATTTCGTTGTCCAGTAG
- a CDS encoding TIGR02530 family flagellar biosynthesis protein, with protein MVDQVFFPNPVQPVRQDRPQSRQTPASGTASGSSFASVLDAKLPAQGVKFSQHAQERLKARNINLSASDLANLEGAVDSVARKGGKESLVMMGDAALVVSIKNRTVVTAMDRTQMQGNVFTNIDSAVII; from the coding sequence ATGGTCGATCAGGTGTTTTTTCCGAATCCGGTTCAGCCGGTACGGCAGGATCGGCCTCAATCACGTCAGACACCTGCCTCCGGGACGGCATCGGGGTCTTCGTTCGCCTCGGTGCTGGATGCGAAACTCCCTGCACAGGGTGTTAAGTTCTCCCAGCATGCGCAGGAGCGTTTGAAAGCCCGTAATATCAACCTTTCTGCCAGCGATTTGGCCAATCTCGAAGGGGCTGTCGACAGCGTTGCCCGGAAAGGTGGCAAAGAATCGCTCGTCATGATGGGGGATGCGGCGTTGGTGGTGAGCATCAAGAACCGCACGGTCGTGACAGCCATGGACCGTACGCAAATGCAGGGAAACGTTTTCACGAATATCGATTCAGCAGTGATCATCTAA